TGACGTCGGATTCCTCCACGCCTTCGCCTTTTACCCCGTCGTCGATCATGACGTAGCAAAAGGGGCAAGCGGTAGCAATGCGGGTGGCTCCGGTGGCCAACAGCTCTTGAGAGCGTTCTACGTTGATGTTTTTGCCGGTGTCTTCTTCCATAAACATGCGGCCGCCGCCCGCGCCACAGCACATACCTTTGGTTCCGGACCGTTCGGCTTCTACTACTTGAATGCCGCCGAGCGAACCCAACACTTTGCGGGGGGCTTGGTAAACATCATTGTGGCGGCCGAGATAACAAGAGTCGTGGTAGACGATGCGTTCCTCTAACCGAGCGTTGCTCATGTCGAGTTTTCCGGCTTCGATGAGCCATTCCAAGAGTTGACTGTGGTGAATAACTTCGTAGTGGCCGCCCAGTTGTGGGTATTCATTGCCCAAGGTGTTAAAGCAGTGCGGGCATTGGGTAATAATTTTTTTAACACCCATCCCGTTTAAGGCCTCTATGTTTTGCATAGCCAACATTTGGAAAATGTATTCGTTGCCGGAGCGGCGGGCGGGGTCGCCGGTGCACATTTCTGACGGGCCGAGGATAGAAAATGACACCCCGGCTCGGGTCATGAGTTTGGCCATGGCTCGGGAGACTTTTTTGTTTTTGTCGTCAAAGGCCCCGGCGCAACCCACCCAGTAGAGGTATTCGGAATCAAAGGGGTCGCCGCCGTCGAGCACTTCGATGCCTTCGATGTCGCCTACCCAGTCGGCTCGTTCGCTTTGAGAAAGACCCCACGGGTTGCTGGAGTTTTCCATGGACCGGTAGGCGGCGCCCAATTCGGTAGGGAAGTCGGATTCCATAAGCGACAGGTAGCGCCGCATGTCCAAAATTTTGTCCATGATTTCAATATTGACCGGGCAGATTTCGTCGCAGGCTCGGCAGGTGGTGCAGGCCCAGAGTTCTTCGCCAGTGATGCGCTCAAACATGGCGTTGGCGGGCACGGTGATGTCCGGGTCGACGCCTAGGGGTGGGGAGACTACGGGGCTTCCGGTGGCGGCCATGATTTCGCCGGTCTTGAGTACGATTTCTCGTGGGTCTAATGGTTTGCCGGTGGCGTGTGCGGGGCACACACTGGTGCAGCGGCCGCACATGGTGCACGAGTCGGTGTCGAGCAGTTGTTTCCAGGTGAAGTCTTCGATGGTGGCGGCGCCGAAGCTTTCGAGTTCGGTTTCCATCAGGTTGGGCATGGGTTTCATGGCGCCCTTGGGGCGGTCACGGTCTTTGAGATACATGTTGAGCGGCGAGGTAAACATGTGGCGCAACATGGTGATGGGTAGCAAAGCTAAAAAGGCCATGAAGGACAGTACGTGGGCGATCCACCAGGCTTGATGCCATCCGTGTATTTGGTCGGCGAAGAAGTCAACGTCTTTGATGAGCAACCCAAGAGGGTAGCCCACAACGGACCAAGTTTCGGCCTCGTTACCGAGCCCGCCGGGGGCCGCTTGGAGAGCGATGCGAAAGGCTTCGACACCGAGGCCGGTAACCCCGATGGCCAATAAAATAAGTAGTCCTGCGGCGTGCTCTGGTTTGGATTTTATGCGAATGCGGTAGGGACGAAAGCGGCGGGGCCCGAAGCGCCGCAGTACGGCCCAGGTGACGCCGATTAAAAAGAGCAGGCCGGCGACATCGCCCACCAGGGTGTAGGCCCGGTAAACGTCGCCATGAAGGAATTTGAGGCTTTCTGGTACTTGGTGGTTGATTTCCAGCACTGTGGTAACGGCCAGAAGAATAAGGAAAGGGAAGTACATCAAGGAGTGCATGACTCCGGCGGCGGGATCACGCAGCAGGGTTTTCATGTAAACCCCGGAGCGGAAGTCACCGAAGCGTTTTTTGGCGTTGCTCTTGGTGGTGGATCGATTGTCGGGGGTGCCGCGTTCCCAGTTTTTCATGCGGTTAGCAAAAAGGATGGAGCCGTAAATGATAAGTGCCGGGATGACTGAATAGAAGGCCACCTTGAGGGCGCCGGGGATGTTGCCAAAGACCTCGCGAGTAACGGTTGATTCGTCGTGCCACCCGTTGACTGTGGCGGCGATCCCCGAGATGACGGTTACTGCGGCAACCGAAACACCAAGGATTATTGAAAGGTGATGGGGGCGAAGTTCTTTCTGGCTCATATAAAACGAAACACTATCGCCCTTAAGGCCTTGGTGAGAAGGTCGCCGAAAGGTCGCTGTTTTGTTACCGCCCCGAAACAAGCCGGAAACGAAAGACCTTTAACGTTTTTAGTGTTAGTTCTGACCACCGAGGAGAGAAACGTGTTTAATTTTTTTGCAAGAAAGCCCCGATTTCGTAAAATAGCTTTTGGCCTGTTTGGAGTAGCGGGGGCGGTGATGGTAACGGCGACTCCAGCGGCGGCGCAAGAACTTACTGCGTCTGACAACACAGCGTTGTTGACCAGCCTGTGGCTATTAGTAGCGGGCTGCATGGTGTTTTTAATGCAAGCTGGGTTTGCCTTAGTGGAAGCAGGGCTTACGCGGGCAAAAAATATCGGTAATATTATGGCGAAAAACTTGGCCGACATGGCGGTTGGTGCACTGGCTTTTTGGGCGGTGGGGTTTGCGTTTGCTTTCGGTAGCGACACAGGGAGCCTTATTGGGGGCGACAATTTTTTCCTTTCGAAGATGCCCGAGTCTTTCTTGGGCGGGGGCGATGTGCTGGCGACCCCCTCGTTCTTTTTCTTTCAAGTGGTGTTTGCGGCAACGGCGGTCACCATTGCTTCGGGGGCCATGGCGGAGCGCACTAAGTTTTCGGCTTACTTAATTTTTAGTGCGGTGATGTCGGCATTCATCTACCCAGTGGTGGTGCACATGTTTTGGCAAGGCGAGGGGTTGCTAAGTGACCTGGCCATTGGTCAAGCCCGTTTTACTGACTTTGCCGGGTCAACCATTGTCCACAGTACGGGAGGGTGGGCAGCCTTGATGGGTGCTATTTTCCTCGGCCCTCGTTTGGGTAAGTACGGCCCAAATGGTGAGCCTCGAGCGATCCCGGGTCACAACATCGGGTTTGTGGTTATTGGGGTCTTTATTCTGTGGTTTGGCTGGTTTGGCTTTAACGGAGGGTCTGAGTTGGCCATGGATGAATGGGTGGCCCACACCATCATGACCACACTGTTGGCTGCTTCAGCAGGCGTTTTGAGTGCTGGGGCGGTTATTTGGCGCAAAACGGGGGCCATGGATGTGGGTATGGCCGGCAACGGCGCCTTGGCGGGTTTGGTGAGCATTACCGCTGGTACAGGGGCTTTGACCTTCGCTGGGGCGGTAGCCACCGGAGCCATTGGTGGGATTATTGTGGTCTATTCGGTTATCGCTATTGAGCGTCGGGGCATTGATGACCCGGTGGGGGCGGTGTCGGTGCACGGTATTTGTGGGGTGTGGGGCACCTTGGCGGTTGGCCTTTTTGCTCGATACGACGATGCCTTTTTAGGGCGTGAAAACGCCGGCTTATTTTATGGTGGCGGCGTCGACCAGTTGGTGGTGCAAGCCATTGGGGTGCTGGTGGTAGCGGTTTGGGTGCTGGGTACTTCGGCGCTGCTCTTTAAAACTATTAAAGAAACCATTGGCCTTCGCGTGGACAAGCAGGAAGAGTGGGAGGGCCTTGACTTGGCCGAACATGGTTCGCCCGGTTACAGCCTGGTCGACTAGCCGGCTTGGCGGGCTACGGCTTGTGCGGCGGCTTGTGCGGCGGCCGGGTCTAACGAGCGTTGGAGTACCGGTTTGGCTTCTAAGGGTTTTCCTTGGGGGTCGAGCTGGTAAATCAACGGGGTGCCGGTGGGGATGTTGAGTTCGGCGATGTCTTGATCGCTGATGTGGTCGAGGTATTTACACAAGGAGCGCAGGCTGTTGCCGTGGGCGGCCACTAACACGGTGCGGCCGTTTTGCAGGTCGGGCAAGATGTCGCTTTCCCAATAGGGGACCATTCGGTCGACTACGTCGGCGAGGCATTCGGTGAGGGGCACTTGGTCGAGGTGGGCGTAGCGGGGGTCACCGTTGGGGTTGTAGGGGTTGTCGTCGGCGATGGGTGGGGGCGGGGTGTGGTAGCCGCGGCGCCAGGCTTGGAGTTGTTCTTGGCCAAATTTTTCACCGGTTTCGGTTTTGTTGAGCCCGGTGAGGTCGCCGTAGTGGCGTTCGTTGAGGCGCCAACTTCGTTTTACGGGGATCCATGAGCGGTTGAGGGCACCCAGGGTGAGTTCGGCGGTGCGGATGGCCCGGGTTTGTAGTGAGGTGTGGACAATGTCGGGCAAAATGTTGGCTTGCTCAAGGAGGTCAGCGCCGGCGAGAGCTTCGTTGACGCCCTGTTCGGTGAGGCCGCTGTCGTACCATCCGGTGAATTGGTTGGTGGCGTTCCATTCGGATTGGCCGTGGCGAAGAAGTATGAGGGTTAATGCCATGAGAGTAGTTGATCATATTTTTTCACAAATAACTACCTTTCAAGGTTGATAATGAGGCACTCAAGTCTTTAGAGTGTAGGTGCACCATAAATGGTGGCGTGAGGTCAGATAACCCCTACCCTGACTGGTCGGCCGGTTGTTTACCCCCAAACAACCGAACCGGCCCACGTAAAGATCGCAAAGTTTAATACAAAACGACGAAATAAAGGAAAAATCATGAGCAAAGCAGTAGGCATCGACCTCGGAACCACTAACTCGGTAGTCAGCGTTTTGGAAGGCGGCGACCCAGTAGTGATCGCCAACGCAGAGGGCTCTCGCACCACTCCTTCCGTAGTGGCTTTCGCCAAAGACGGCGAAGTTCTGGTTGGCGAAGTGGCCAAGCGTCAAGCCATCACCAACCCAGGACGCACCATCCGCTCGGTAAAACGCCACATGGGCACCAACTGGACCCAAGAAATAGACGACAAAAAATATACTGCACAAGAAATCTCGGCCCGTACCCTGCAAAAGCTCAAGCGAGACGCCGAGGCCTACTTGGGCACCACGGTTGACAAAGCAGTAATTACTGTCCCGGCTTACTTCGACGATGCTCAGCGCACCGCCACCAAAGAAGCAGGGCAAATTGCTGGCCTTGAAGTACTACGCATCATCAACGAACCCACCGCAGCAGCCCTGGCCTACGGTTTAGAAAGCGACGCCACCGATGAAACCATTTTGGTTTTCGACCTGGGAGGCGGCACCTTCGACGTGTCTGTATTAGAAATCGGCGACGGAGTCTTTGAAGTAAAAGCTACGCATGGTGACACCAACCTGGGCGGCGACGACTGGGATCAAAAAGTCATTGACTGGCTGGTTACTTCGTTCAAAAATGACCATGGTGTCGACTTGGGCGCTGATCCCATGGCCGAACAACGTCTTAAAGAAGCAGCCGAAAAAGCCAAAGTCGAACTCTCGCAAGTGCAACAAACACAAATCAACTTGCCTTTCGTGACCGCAACAGACTCCGGCCCCTTGCACTTGGATTACACCTTGACGCGAGCCAAGTTTCAAGAACTCACCGCCGACCTCCTCGAGCGCTGCCGTTCACCGTTCGAACAGGCGGTTAAAGACGCTGGCCTGACCAAAGGCGAAATTGATCACGTGATTTTGGTGGGCGGTTCTACCCGCATGCCAGCAGTCACCGAACTGGTACAACAAATCACCGGCAAAGAGCCCTCAAAAAACGTCAACCCCGATGAAGTAGTAGCTATCGGTGCGGCAGTTCAAGCTGGCGTGCTGGTCGGTGAAGTAAAAGATGTGCTCTTGCTCGATGTCACCCCGCTTTCTTTGGGTATTGAAACCAAAGGTGGGGTTATGACCCGACTCATTGATCGCAACACCACTATCCCCATTCAAAAATCAGAGACCTTCTCCACGGCCGATGACGGGCAGTCCTCGGTAGAGATTCACGTGCTGCAAGGTGAGCGAGAGATGGCTCAATTCAACAAGACCTTAGGCAAGTTCCAGTTGGTGGATATCCCCCCAGCCCCTCGTGGCACCCCGCAGATTGAGGTCACCTTCGACATCGATGCCAACGGCATTGTGCATGTCTCGGCCAAAGACCGGGCCACCGGCAACGAGCAATCCATCACCATCACCGGTCAATCGTCGCTCGACGCTGAGATCATTGAACAAATGGTGCAAGATGCTGAAGCACATGCCGACGAAGACCGGTTGCGTAAAGAGCAGGTAGAAACCCGCAACAACGCCGACAATGCGGTGTACCAGACCGAGAAATTGTTGATCGACCAGGGCGAAGAACTTACTGACGACGAAAAGTCTGACGTAGAAGTCAAGTTGGCTGCCCTAAAAGAAACCTTGACCAACGAAGAAGCCAGCAACGAAACTATTTCTGAAGAAACCGAAGCACTCATGGCCGCCAGTCAAGAGTTTGGGCAACGCCTCTACGAAGCGGCCGCCCAGAAAGCCGAAGCTGAGGGGTCTGATGAAGCAACCGAAAGCGGCTCCGACGATGACGTGGTCGACGCGGAGATCGTTGACGAACAGTGAGCGAAGAAACCGTTGAATCTTTAGAACCTGAGATCGTTGAAGAAAACTCAACGCCCGCAGAGGAAGAGGTTGCAGAGGTTGACCCACTGGTGCAAATGGCCGAAGAGCGCGATGCTTACCTGTTGGATCTTCAACGGGTGAGCGCCGAGTTTGCGAACTTTCGTAAACAAAACGAACGGCGTAACGCCGAGGTCGCCGGCCGAGCACAAGCAACCCTCGTTAACCAGTTGCTTCCGGTGCTCGATGCTTGTGACCTCGCAGTTGACCACGCCGCACAAGACGTACTGCCAATACAAACAGCCTTACTTTCGGCGCTGGAAGCGGCTGGCCTGGAAGTTATTAACCCCCTTGATTCTTTATTTGACCCCAACTGCCACGAAGCAGTGTTGAGAGAAGAAGGCACCGAGGGTCAAGAACAGCAAGTGATCGAAGTACTGCGTCACGGCTATGTCTGGGCCGGCCAAGTAATTCGCCCCGCCATGGTCAAGGTACGTGGCTAGGGGGACCCATGGCCATTCAACAAGAGTGGTTTGAAAAAGACTACTACGCCACTTTGGGCGTAGATAAAGGTGCGTCAGCCAAGGAAGTCACCAAGGCCTACCGCAATTTGGCGCGCAAACTTCACCCAGATGCGAACCCCGGCGACGACGCCGCCGAAGCCAAATTTAAAGAGATTTCTGCTGCCTACGACGTAGTAGGCGACGAAAAAAAGCGCAGCGAGTACGACGAAGCACGCCGCTTGGGGCCCATGGGGGGTGGCTTCGGCAACCAAGGAGCGGGCTTCCCTGGAGGTTTTCCCGGTGGTGGCCAGTTTGACCTCAGTGATCTTTTTGGCGGTGATTTTGGTTTCGGAGGAAACGCTGGTCGTTCACGCCGAGGTTCTGATCTAGAAACCACCCTGTCGCTTCCTTTTCGAGAAGCAGTTTTTGGGGTAACGACCACCGTCTCGCTGGCTGGCGGCCCCAACCGAGCGGCAACTTCTCGTGAGGTCAAAGTCCGTATTCCGTCGGGGGTTAAACACGAGCAACGTATTCGCCTAAAAGGTGAAGGAGGCCCTGGCAACGGTGGCCCCGATGGTGACCTGTTTCTGGTTATCAATGTTGAGCCCCACCCAGTGTTTGACCGTAAAGGTAACCACCTCACGGTGACTGTCCGGGTTTCCTGGTGGCAAGCGGTGCTCGGAGCAAAAGTTACTGTGCCGACCTTGGATGGCTCAGCGGTCACTGTCAAGGTTCCCCCGGGAACACCAACCGGTCGAACCTTTCGCGTTAAAAAACGCGGCGTACAAAACGGAAGCCGAACCGGCGACCTGTTGGCCACCATTGAAGTGGATGTCCCCACAGATTTAACCAAAGAACAAAAGGCTGCGGTAGAGGCCCTAGAACAATCTTTTTCGCCAACCCCTAGCCAGCCCGACGATGGCGTGAAAGAATAGAACCTGATGCCTTCTTCTCGCCCCCATCCTCGCCAAGCAATCTACGTAATCTCCGTAGCTGCTGAGTTGGCCGAAATGCATCCCCAAACCTTACGCATCTATGAACGCAAAGGGCTACTCGACCCGGCGCGAACCACCGGCGGAAACCGTCGTTACAGCGATGAAGATATTTCTATGCTTCGTCGCATCGCTGAGTTAACGGCCACGGGCTTGAATTTGGTTGGCGTAAAAAAGGTTATGGAACTTGAAATGCGGGTGGCAGAAATGGAACGCCAGTTAGCTGAGGTTAAAGCAGCAGCCAACGACGCAATCGAAGAAGTACACCGTCAATATCGGCGAGATCTTGTGCCATTGCGACAAAGTGTGGCTGTTTACCGCCGTCCGCCACGCTCCTAGGTCTCACTTTTCCCCTAAAAATCAGGGAAATATTGTGTTACAGCCGTGTTGCAATCCCCAGCGGCACCCTTGAATCTCCGGCGGCAGAGAGTGTTTTCCACAAGTCCTGTGGAAAACAACAATCCTTAGTGTGAGTCGCGCAACATTTAACCCTGAAATCAAACCCATTAATTTCTTAAAATCAATTCAGGCCAGCGCTTTAGCCCGATAAGATCTCCCTGTAAGGGACCCGAGTAACAAGAGGAGTGGTGCCGTGTCTGCGACCGTAGTCGTCGGAACGCAGTGGGGCGACGAAGGTAAAGGTAAGTTCACCGACCTGATCGCCGCTGAAATGTCTATGGTTGCCCGCTATCAAGGCGGGCACAACGCTGGCCACACCTTGGTGGTTAACGGGGAGTCATTTGCACTGCAATTAATTCCTAGTGGGGTGCTTTACCCCCATGTGCTTCCCCTCATCGGCAACGGTGTGGTGGTTGACCCTCGCGTGCTGTTAGCCGAAATGGACATGCTGAACAGCCGAGGAGTAAGCACTGATCGCCTTCGGGTAAGCGGTAATGCTCACCTCATTTTGCCTTACCACCAGGAACTCGATGCCCTGCACGAACGTCACCTGGGTAAAAATAAAATTGGTACCACCAAACGCGGTATCGGGCCGGCTTACGCTGACCGGGCAATGCGGGTCGGTTTGCGGGTCCAAGACTTGCTCGACGAAGACATCTTTGAAAAAAAATTGAATGCCGCGTTAGAACACCACAACATGGTGCTCACCCGAGTCTTTAACCGCTTGCCCCTTGAGGCCAGCAAAATAATGGACGAATATTTAGGAGAATGCGCCCCGCGTTTGGCGCCCCATATTGCCGACAGTGTGGGTCTCATCCACGAGGAACTCGAAGCAGGCCGCAAGGTTTTGTTAGAAGGCGCACAAGCCACCTTCTTAGACCTTGACCACGGCACCTACCCTTTCGTCACCTCCTCAAACCCCATCGCCGGCGGCGCCTGCCCCGGCGCAGGCATCGGGCCTCGCCACATTGACCGGGTAATTGGTATCGCCAAGGCCTACGTAACCCGAGTAGGCGCTGGGCCCTTCCCCACCGAACTCTTTGACGACGTCGGCGACTTTCTGGTTGACGTAGGCCACGAATATGGCACCAACACCGGCCGCCGCCGCCGACCCGGATGGCTCGACCTGGTCATGTTGCGTTTTGCCTCCCGGGTAAACTCATTGTCCGAACTCGCCATCACCAAACTCGATGTGTTCGACCAACTCGAAACCATCAAAGTTTGTGTGGCTTACGACGTAGACGGCGAACGCCACGAACAACTTCCCTACCATCAGTCCTTACTCCACCGGGCAACCCCCATTTACGAAGAGTTCCCGGGATGGCAATGCGATATTACGGGCGTAACCGAACGCTCCGACTTACCTGCGGAAGCTGAGACTTACTTAGCTTTCATAGAGGAACAAGTAGGGGTACCCATCGGCATGGTGGGGGTCGGCCCCGGTCGTCAACAAGTCCTGCACTTCTCGAGCTGAAGGCAAGAACCCGGACGATGAAAATCTGCATCGTCGGCTCCGGAGGGCGAGAACACGCATTGGCCCAGGCTCTGGGGCGTCACGGCGACGTTGTGGTAACCCCGGGCAACCCCGGTATCCCCGGGTCGGTAGCGACGCCTGCGACAGAAATTGACGCCGACCTTTTTGTGGTGGGCCCCGAGGCTCCCCTCGTAAACGGTTTGGCAGACCAACTACGGGCCCAAGGAAAACGAGTTTTTGGTCCCGGCGCCGATGGGGCACAACTTGAAGGATCAAAAGCCTGGATGAAACAGGTCCTAAACAAAGCCGGCGTGCCTACCGCCCGCTACGGGTCGTTCACCGACCATGCAGCAGCGCTGGCTTTTCTTGACCAAATGCACGACCTTTTCGTAATCAAAACCGATGGTTTAGCCGCCGGCAAAGGGGTACTGGTCACCACCGACCGGGCCGAAGCAGCCGAAGCAATTGGTGACTATCTTTCCGGCGACGCTTTTGGCACAGCCGGCCAAACAGTGGTCATTGAAGAAGGGCTCACCGGGCCAGAACTTTCGGTGCTGGCAATATGTGACGGAAAAAATGCCGTTGCCTTAAGCCCCGCTCAAGACTTTAAACGCCAAAAAGACGGCGACCAGGGCCCCAACACGGGCGGCATGGGAGCGTACTCACCGGTACCTCTGGCTACCGAAGCGGTGGTTGAGCAACTCATGGACCAAGCGGTTCTCCCCACCTTGACCACCTTGGGCAGCCAAGGCATCGATTACCGCGGGGTGCTCTACTGTGGGCTCATGTTCACCCCCGAAGGCCCCAAAGTATTGGAATACAACGTGCGCTTCGGAGACCCAGAAACCCAAGCAGTGCTGCCCCGCCTCACCTCTGACCTTGGGCAACTTTTAGCAAGCGCCGCCGACGGACAACTCGGAGCCCCTCCCACTTTTGATACCGGCGCCGCCGTAACTGTGGTCTGTGCCACCGAGGGCTACCCCGAAAACCCGCGCACCGGTGAGGTAATCTCAGGTATTGAAGAAGCAAACAACTTGCCCGGAATAAGCGTTTACTGCGCCGGGGTAAAAGCCTCTCCCCAAGGATTAATAACCGCCGGGGGCCGAGTGCTGGCCGTCACCGGACAAGGGCCCAGCATTGAACAGGCCCGAGAAAAGGCCTACCAAGGAGCCAACACCATTCATTGGCCCGGCATCCAACGCCGCACCGATATCGCCGCCCAACCAACTGACCTTTAAGAGACACCATGATAGAAAGAGACCACACAATGCACAGTAAAAAGGAACAAGTATGAACTACAAAGTGGCCATCCTTATGGGCTCCCCCAACGACGCCGACAAAATGGCACCAGCGGCCACCACCCTGGAGCGCTACAACATCGAAGCCGATGTGCGGGTCATGTCGGCCCACCGCAGCCCAGCGTTGGTATCTGACTTCACCCAAACGGCACGCCAAAACGGCTACTCGGCCATAATTTGTGGCGCCGGCATGGCCGCACATTTAGCCGGAGCGGTCGCTGCCCACACCACCTTGCCGGTCATCGGCGTGCCCCTCTCGGGTGGCGCCATAAATGGGTGGGACTCCCTTTTGGCCACCGTACAAATGCCCAAAGGTATTCCGGTAGCCACCGTGGCCGTTGATGGAGCCATGAATGCCGCTTTGCTAGTGGTGCAAATCTTGGCCATAAATGACCTCAACTTGGTGACCCAACTTGAAGCCCACCGACAAGAAATGGTGCCTCAACAAGGCGGAAAATAATTATGGAAAACGTTCTTGCTTCTCGCTACGCCAGCGCCCCCATGGTCGATCTGTGGTCAACCACCGGCAAAATCATATTGGAACGCCAACTTTGGATTGCCGTCATGGAGGCTCAAAAAGAATTAGGTCTTGATATTTCCGACCAAACTCTTGCCGACTACCAAGCAGTAGTAGAGCAAGTGGATCTAGCCTCTATCCGTAAACGAGAAGAGGTCACCCGCCACGACGTCAAAGCACGGATCGAAGAGTTTTGTGCCCTCGCCGGGCATGAACAAATCCATAAAGGCATGACCTCGCGGGACCTCACCGAAAACGTAGAACAACTCCAGGTTCGTCGCGGGTTAGAAATAATTTTAGATCGTGTAGTGGCTGCCTTGGCTCGCCTTGGGGCCTTAGCTGCCGAGCACCGTGATCAAACCATGGTGGGACGCACCCACAACGTGCCTGCTCAAGCCACCACTCTCGGAAAACGATTCGCCACGGTGGCTGAAGAGCTACTTTTAGCCCACCAGCACCTCGCCGACTTATTGGCCACCTACCCGCTACGCGGCTTAAAAGGCCCGGTAGGGACCCAACAAGATCAACTGGATTTCTTTGACGGTGATATTGACAAAGTAGAGCAATTAGAAAATCGAGTAGCGCAGCACCTTGGGTTCAAGAAAGTACTTAACTCGGTGGGCCAGGTGTACCCAAGGTCATTGGATTTTGCCGTAGTGGCCGGGTTGGTGCAAACCTCTGGGGCACCAGCAAACTTGGCCCGTACGTTGCGACTAATGGCCGGCCACGAACTCGCTACCGAGGGTTTTCAACCGGGCCAGGTCGGGTCATCGGCCATGCCCCACAAAATGAACGCCCGATCATGTGAGCGCATAAATGGACTGGCGGTGGTGTTGCGTGGCCACTTAACCATGGTGGAAGGTTTGGTGGGTGACCAATGGAACGAAGGCGACGTGAGTTGCTCGGTAGTGCGCCGGGTGGCTTTGCCTGACGCTTTTCTGGCCGCTGACAGTTTGTTTCAGACATTTCTTACCGTGCTCGACGACTTGGGGGCCTACCCAGCGGTTATCGAGCACGAACTCACCCAATACCTGCCGTTTTTAGCCACCACCCGAGTATTGGTGGCGGCCATGCAGGCCGGTTTAGGGCGCGAAGAAGCCCATGAGATCATTAAAGAACACGCAGTGGCGGCTGCTTTGTCCCGCCGAGAAGACCCGCAAGGGGGCACCGATTTGTTGGCTCGCTTAGCAAACGATCAACGGTTGCCGCTTGACCAAGCAGCGCTCGAAACGTTGTTAGCCGACCCAGCGGTCTTTGTTGGTAACGCTGGTGCACAGGTAGACGCAGTTATTTCACGCATCGCTGAAGTGGTCGCCGAAAGACCCGAAGCCGCCGCCTACTATCCAGAGAAAATTCTTTAACGTTCACTCAACCGTGCAGGAGTCACGATGAAAATTGATTTGCCTTATGTCCATTCCGGAAAGGTTCGGGACATATACGACGCCGGGCAAAATCAATTACTCATGGTCACTTCGGACCGCCTCTCGGCATTCGACGTGGTGCTCAACGAGCCCATTACCCACAAAGGCCGCGTGCTGACCGCTATGTCAGAATTTTGGTTTGACTACTTTGCCGATGTGGTGCCCAGTCACTTGCTGTCTACCGATCTTGACGAGGTAGCGCCTTTGCTGGGGGGCAACCCTTACCCTGACTTAGCGGGGCGCATCATGTTGTGTCGTCGAGCAGAAATGCTGCCCATTGAGTGCATTGTGCGGGGTTACATAACTGGGTCGGCTTGGAAGGAATACCAAGACAGCGGCACCATGCACGGAGCAGCGCTCCCCACTGGGTTAAAAGAAGCGGACCAACTGCCGGAACCGGTGTTTACCCCTTCCACCAAGGCCGAAGAGGGCCACGACATGAATATTTCCTTTGATGAGGCAGTGGCGCTTATCGGCCCTGACTTGGCGGAACAGGCTCGAGAGGTTTCGTTGGCTCTTTACAAAAAGGGTGCTGCTTGGGCGGCGGAACGAGGCATCATCATTGCCGACACTAAGTTCGAGATGGGGGTCATTGATGGCCAGTTGGTGCTGGCCGACGAAGTACTTACCCCCGACTCCTCTCGTTTTTGGCCCGCTGACCAATGGCAACCTGGGGCCACGCCGCCTTCATTTGACAAACAACCGGTGCGAGATTTTTTAAGTGGCTTGGGTTGGGATAAACAACCGCCGCCTCCGCCGCTA
The window above is part of the Acidimicrobiia bacterium genome. Proteins encoded here:
- a CDS encoding 4Fe-4S dicluster domain-containing protein, whose product is MSQKELRPHHLSIILGVSVAAVTVISGIAATVNGWHDESTVTREVFGNIPGALKVAFYSVIPALIIYGSILFANRMKNWERGTPDNRSTTKSNAKKRFGDFRSGVYMKTLLRDPAAGVMHSLMYFPFLILLAVTTVLEINHQVPESLKFLHGDVYRAYTLVGDVAGLLFLIGVTWAVLRRFGPRRFRPYRIRIKSKPEHAAGLLILLAIGVTGLGVEAFRIALQAAPGGLGNEAETWSVVGYPLGLLIKDVDFFADQIHGWHQAWWIAHVLSFMAFLALLPITMLRHMFTSPLNMYLKDRDRPKGAMKPMPNLMETELESFGAATIEDFTWKQLLDTDSCTMCGRCTSVCPAHATGKPLDPREIVLKTGEIMAATGSPVVSPPLGVDPDITVPANAMFERITGEELWACTTCRACDEICPVNIEIMDKILDMRRYLSLMESDFPTELGAAYRSMENSSNPWGLSQSERADWVGDIEGIEVLDGGDPFDSEYLYWVGCAGAFDDKNKKVSRAMAKLMTRAGVSFSILGPSEMCTGDPARRSGNEYIFQMLAMQNIEALNGMGVKKIITQCPHCFNTLGNEYPQLGGHYEVIHHSQLLEWLIEAGKLDMSNARLEERIVYHDSCYLGRHNDVYQAPRKVLGSLGGIQVVEAERSGTKGMCCGAGGGRMFMEEDTGKNINVERSQELLATGATRIATACPFCYVMIDDGVKGEGVEESDVKVGDISLHVLEALEAGDAATS
- a CDS encoding ammonium transporter, coding for MVTATPAAAQELTASDNTALLTSLWLLVAGCMVFLMQAGFALVEAGLTRAKNIGNIMAKNLADMAVGALAFWAVGFAFAFGSDTGSLIGGDNFFLSKMPESFLGGGDVLATPSFFFFQVVFAATAVTIASGAMAERTKFSAYLIFSAVMSAFIYPVVVHMFWQGEGLLSDLAIGQARFTDFAGSTIVHSTGGWAALMGAIFLGPRLGKYGPNGEPRAIPGHNIGFVVIGVFILWFGWFGFNGGSELAMDEWVAHTIMTTLLAASAGVLSAGAVIWRKTGAMDVGMAGNGALAGLVSITAGTGALTFAGAVATGAIGGIIVVYSVIAIERRGIDDPVGAVSVHGICGVWGTLAVGLFARYDDAFLGRENAGLFYGGGVDQLVVQAIGVLVVAVWVLGTSALLFKTIKETIGLRVDKQEEWEGLDLAEHGSPGYSLVD
- a CDS encoding phosphoglyceromutase; amino-acid sequence: MALTLILLRHGQSEWNATNQFTGWYDSGLTEQGVNEALAGADLLEQANILPDIVHTSLQTRAIRTAELTLGALNRSWIPVKRSWRLNERHYGDLTGLNKTETGEKFGQEQLQAWRRGYHTPPPPIADDNPYNPNGDPRYAHLDQVPLTECLADVVDRMVPYWESDILPDLQNGRTVLVAAHGNSLRSLCKYLDHISDQDIAELNIPTGTPLIYQLDPQGKPLEAKPVLQRSLDPAAAQAAAQAVARQAG
- the dnaK gene encoding molecular chaperone DnaK; translated protein: MSKAVGIDLGTTNSVVSVLEGGDPVVIANAEGSRTTPSVVAFAKDGEVLVGEVAKRQAITNPGRTIRSVKRHMGTNWTQEIDDKKYTAQEISARTLQKLKRDAEAYLGTTVDKAVITVPAYFDDAQRTATKEAGQIAGLEVLRIINEPTAAALAYGLESDATDETILVFDLGGGTFDVSVLEIGDGVFEVKATHGDTNLGGDDWDQKVIDWLVTSFKNDHGVDLGADPMAEQRLKEAAEKAKVELSQVQQTQINLPFVTATDSGPLHLDYTLTRAKFQELTADLLERCRSPFEQAVKDAGLTKGEIDHVILVGGSTRMPAVTELVQQITGKEPSKNVNPDEVVAIGAAVQAGVLVGEVKDVLLLDVTPLSLGIETKGGVMTRLIDRNTTIPIQKSETFSTADDGQSSVEIHVLQGEREMAQFNKTLGKFQLVDIPPAPRGTPQIEVTFDIDANGIVHVSAKDRATGNEQSITITGQSSLDAEIIEQMVQDAEAHADEDRLRKEQVETRNNADNAVYQTEKLLIDQGEELTDDEKSDVEVKLAALKETLTNEEASNETISEETEALMAASQEFGQRLYEAAAQKAEAEGSDEATESGSDDDVVDAEIVDEQ